The following proteins are co-located in the Desulfurococcus amylolyticus Z-533 genome:
- a CDS encoding glycosyltransferase: MLDLAIVLMITLPQLWFYIVYAVFAWRAANCRQHTTSCNPGEASISFIIPVRREPLEYLEQAVEYIHGLGIRDYEIIIVSDDDEGFKQVFFDKLYEWRRRGLNVWIIWRSRPVGYRTGALNTALWLSRGDYIYVLDVDSRLDKCLLDCAMEILSSHEDTVAVVGRWEPLNLDTRLSEALGYSMRFIVGAIYHGRNCMGLNVFPLGTGTLFKSRYLKEILNGWDQERIQDDMEIGSRIMYHGLKVRYLSDCAVYVENPSTYKALRIQQSRWAYGATDVLIARWRHILGSRQGVLGKIEAILFLSQYVVPSIVFLGTVMLAVNAFIKPFDVLMRHAYLIIALAISQWFFGRYYYREVKRHIGSSWRTLVNMGRSAAVTTALSPYYLYSTLKALLRIRVQYARTPKGMYQLSSSRIRIPWELILAVLYAVTGIIYLLNNAILSGLWLIANSSAYSYVVYRWRKDVFFN; this comes from the coding sequence GTGTTGGATCTAGCCATAGTATTAATGATAACACTGCCACAACTATGGTTTTACATAGTATACGCCGTGTTCGCTTGGAGAGCCGCCAACTGTAGACAGCATACTACTAGCTGTAATCCCGGAGAAGCCAGTATATCATTCATAATCCCAGTAAGGCGTGAGCCGTTGGAATACCTTGAGCAAGCAGTAGAATACATACATGGCCTCGGCATCCGGGACTATGAGATCATAATTGTATCGGATGATGACGAGGGCTTCAAACAGGTGTTTTTCGACAAGCTCTATGAATGGAGAAGAAGAGGATTAAACGTTTGGATTATATGGAGGAGTAGACCAGTAGGGTATCGTACAGGTGCTTTAAACACAGCCCTCTGGCTCTCGAGGGGTGACTACATATACGTGTTGGACGTGGATTCCAGACTCGATAAATGCCTCCTAGACTGTGCCATGGAAATACTTAGTTCACATGAAGACACAGTAGCCGTTGTAGGGAGATGGGAACCATTGAACCTCGATACCAGGTTAAGCGAGGCACTGGGTTACTCGATGAGGTTTATTGTTGGAGCCATATATCATGGTAGAAACTGTATGGGTTTAAACGTGTTCCCACTTGGCACCGGCACCCTCTTCAAGTCCAGGTATCTTAAGGAGATCCTGAATGGATGGGATCAGGAGAGGATACAGGATGATATGGAGATCGGCTCTAGAATAATGTATCACGGATTAAAGGTTAGATACCTCAGCGACTGCGCCGTCTACGTTGAAAACCCCTCCACGTATAAGGCACTACGGATCCAGCAGTCTAGATGGGCTTACGGAGCCACTGATGTATTGATTGCAAGGTGGAGGCATATCCTTGGCTCTAGGCAAGGAGTTCTAGGGAAGATCGAGGCCATACTCTTTCTCTCGCAGTACGTTGTGCCCTCAATAGTATTCCTTGGAACAGTAATGCTTGCGGTAAATGCCTTCATAAAGCCATTCGATGTGTTAATGAGGCATGCCTACTTGATCATAGCGCTAGCTATCTCGCAATGGTTTTTCGGCAGATACTACTATAGAGAGGTGAAGAGACATATCGGCTCAAGTTGGAGGACCCTTGTGAACATGGGGAGAAGCGCAGCTGTAACAACTGCTTTATCACCTTACTACCTGTACTCGACTCTTAAAGCCCTGTTAAGGATCAGGGTTCAATACGCTAGAACACCTAAGGGAATGTATCAGCTGAGTTCATCCAGGATTAGAATACCATGGGAGCTAATACTAGCCGTCCTCTACGCTGTCACAGGAATAATATATTTACTCAATAATGCTATCCTCTCAGGCCTATGGTTGATTGCCAACTCCAGTGCATATAGCTATGTTGTTTATAGGTGGCGTAAAGATGTATTCTTCAATTAG
- a CDS encoding MBL fold metallo-hydrolase, whose protein sequence is MLPVTWYGHACISLRRDDGYTIVIDPHDGYSIGIKRPEVKADLVLVTHDHFDHNAVDVVARDKVKTRILKSFRGEVVIDDVKITGLPTYHDKQRGRRRGENTVYIVEVSNKRIAHLGDLGEKPGWDIISRLKGVDLLAIPVGGTFTIEPEEAWSIVEEVRPVNILPIHYWFTGVSLPLKPIDEFLKHVKGYSIVRLDSNSFTLENYSNSIIQLKYV, encoded by the coding sequence ATGCTCCCGGTAACATGGTATGGCCATGCATGTATATCCTTAAGGAGGGATGATGGATACACTATTGTAATCGATCCCCATGATGGATACAGTATAGGAATAAAGAGGCCTGAGGTTAAGGCAGACCTTGTACTGGTCACGCATGATCACTTCGACCATAATGCAGTGGACGTTGTCGCCAGAGACAAGGTGAAGACTAGGATCCTGAAGTCTTTCAGGGGCGAAGTCGTGATAGATGATGTAAAGATAACCGGCCTGCCAACATACCATGATAAACAAAGAGGGAGGAGGAGGGGTGAGAATACCGTATACATAGTGGAAGTCAGCAACAAGAGGATCGCGCATCTAGGGGATCTAGGTGAGAAACCTGGCTGGGATATAATCTCCAGGCTTAAGGGAGTAGACTTACTAGCCATCCCGGTTGGAGGTACTTTTACCATAGAGCCCGAGGAGGCGTGGAGCATAGTAGAGGAGGTGAGACCCGTAAACATACTACCAATACACTACTGGTTCACGGGTGTCTCACTGCCGTTGAAGCCTATTGACGAGTTCTTGAAGCATGTGAAGGGCTATAGTATAGTCAGGCTCGACTCCAACAGCTTCACTCTGGAGAACTACTCGAATAGTATTATTCAGCTTAAATACGTTTAG
- a CDS encoding thioredoxin family protein, translating to MSELENISKVIVEIQLDFSGESDEALRLLFQVAEELLDRDGIWVEIIPVHIWLDDPLEAESMDLPRIFINGKLRFIGKVPSKKELKSAIMERVGVTPVNKEESGINVTRLYDGGVGDAVLIA from the coding sequence ATGAGTGAGTTAGAGAATATCAGTAAAGTTATAGTGGAGATACAATTGGATTTCAGCGGGGAGAGCGATGAAGCGTTGAGGCTCTTATTCCAGGTAGCTGAGGAACTCTTAGACAGGGATGGCATATGGGTTGAAATAATACCCGTCCACATATGGCTGGACGATCCCTTGGAAGCTGAATCCATGGATCTACCACGCATATTCATAAACGGCAAGCTACGCTTTATTGGGAAAGTTCCCTCTAAGAAGGAGTTAAAGTCAGCCATAATGGAGCGTGTTGGAGTAACCCCTGTTAATAAAGAGGAAAGCGGTATCAATGTAACCAGACTATATGATGGCGGAGTAGGCGATGCCGTCCTGATCGCATAG
- a CDS encoding AMP phosphorylase, protein MGFESKSKLFNVKIIDLDIHRNLIIMNSGDAEELGVVTNNIVLVTAGDYSAYAMVITSRTVTQPGVVALSTQTASTLRVSEGDMVGVKPIGLPASFNALKKRISGVKLSESEMKSIIQDVVNGIYGEAEIAAFLISQLYNELSEEELSYLVKAMVETGSKLIFEETVYDVHSIGGVPGNSKVALITVPIVAASGLLIPKTSSRAITSPAGTADTMEVLARVDLTIDEIVEIARKVKGVLAWGGRLNLAPADDIFVNIERRLSIDPEQQMVASILSKKLAMGVERLVIDIPVGRGAKVEKVSLAEKLAGLFIRQAGLLGVAMRVALTYGGQPIGTSVGPALEAREALEALIERKGSRSLIDKAILLAGLVMELSGRVQPGQGEEVAREIFVSGKAYEKFKQIIEAQGGNPETKPSDIPIGSHTYTLTSPLEGAVTHIDNTAISLIAKACGAPYDKRAGVKLHAKVGYRVNKGDPLITLYSDSASRLETAVKLLRDLQPVIVEGMLLRTLP, encoded by the coding sequence ATGGGGTTTGAGAGTAAGTCTAAGCTATTTAATGTAAAAATAATTGACCTGGATATACATAGGAATTTAATTATAATGAATAGTGGTGATGCTGAGGAATTAGGTGTAGTTACAAACAACATTGTTTTAGTTACTGCTGGAGACTACTCGGCTTATGCAATGGTTATAACTAGTAGGACGGTTACTCAACCCGGTGTAGTAGCTTTATCAACGCAGACGGCTTCGACGCTAAGGGTTTCAGAAGGAGATATGGTTGGTGTTAAACCCATTGGGTTACCGGCTAGCTTCAATGCGTTAAAGAAGAGGATAAGTGGTGTTAAGCTCTCTGAGAGCGAGATGAAGAGTATTATACAGGATGTTGTGAACGGGATCTATGGCGAGGCTGAGATAGCGGCTTTCCTCATTAGTCAGCTCTACAATGAGTTAAGCGAGGAGGAATTAAGCTATCTTGTTAAAGCAATGGTTGAAACGGGAAGTAAACTCATATTTGAGGAGACGGTATACGATGTGCATAGTATTGGAGGGGTACCTGGTAATAGTAAGGTGGCTTTGATAACAGTACCAATAGTTGCCGCTTCAGGGTTATTAATACCTAAAACCAGTAGTAGAGCCATAACGAGCCCGGCTGGCACAGCTGATACTATGGAGGTCTTAGCTAGGGTTGATCTAACGATCGATGAGATAGTTGAGATAGCTAGGAAGGTTAAAGGCGTTTTAGCCTGGGGAGGTAGGCTTAATCTGGCTCCAGCGGACGATATATTTGTTAATATTGAGAGAAGGCTCTCCATAGATCCCGAGCAACAAATGGTTGCAAGTATATTATCCAAAAAGCTCGCTATGGGTGTGGAGAGACTAGTGATAGATATACCAGTGGGGCGTGGGGCAAAGGTTGAAAAGGTTTCTCTTGCTGAAAAATTGGCAGGATTATTCATAAGGCAAGCCGGTTTACTAGGGGTTGCAATGAGGGTCGCCTTAACCTATGGTGGGCAACCCATAGGTACATCGGTTGGCCCGGCCCTAGAGGCGAGAGAAGCTCTAGAAGCCCTTATTGAGAGAAAGGGAAGCAGGAGCCTTATTGATAAAGCCATACTCCTAGCTGGATTAGTTATGGAGTTAAGCGGGAGGGTTCAGCCTGGGCAGGGTGAGGAGGTGGCTAGGGAGATATTCGTATCCGGTAAGGCATATGAGAAGTTCAAGCAGATAATAGAGGCTCAAGGAGGGAACCCTGAGACCAAGCCAAGCGATATACCCATAGGCTCTCACACATATACTCTCACCTCACCGCTTGAGGGAGCTGTTACACATATAGATAACACTGCTATCTCTCTAATAGCTAAGGCGTGTGGAGCCCCCTATGATAAAAGAGCTGGCGTGAAACTCCATGCAAAGGTAGGCTACAGGGTTAACAAGGGTGATCCATTAATAACGTTATATAGTGACAGCGCGTCAAGACTTGAGACAGCTGTGAAGCTTCTGAGAGACCTACAGCCAGTGATAGTTGAGGGGATGCTTTTAAGGACTCTGCCATAG
- a CDS encoding geranylgeranyl reductase family protein, with translation MKYDVVVVGAGVAGLYSSLVLASKGFRVALVESKPASKIGDKTCGDAIGVHHFQHIGLKLPEDIIDHVYRGVKIYSPSERHEIIVPGEGVSVNRVKLGQWLLKQAFDRGVELLDQHSVIGVNMMGDRVGSIIAKKVGGGTVELEAEAFIDASGSKPALRSRLPETWPISDKPYTTDFNIAYREVVEYDGGVREEDRDYAVIYLNTIIAPGGYWWLFPKSRDGRVINVGLGVIWNGLHNPRHNYDKYLRQRFNGKVLHAGGGIVPTRRPLPTMVWRNVGVVGDAAYTVNPVHGGGIGSSLEAADIVARHVGDALEQGEVSEKTMWEANIEYMRAYGAKQAGLDILRMYMQKLSNEDFEWLMANKIVDGASVYDIGVKGELGEKITHMILSVLRALSRPSLLNQLRIVRNYMKKASELYLDKYPSTPNELPSWMGMVEDMVEEYRRIIGFNKGERVKW, from the coding sequence TTGAAGTATGATGTAGTAGTTGTGGGAGCTGGTGTTGCTGGATTATACTCCTCATTAGTCTTGGCTTCAAAGGGGTTCAGGGTCGCGTTAGTGGAGAGCAAGCCAGCCAGTAAAATAGGGGATAAGACATGCGGAGACGCGATAGGTGTACATCATTTCCAGCACATAGGGTTGAAGCTGCCTGAAGACATCATAGACCATGTCTACAGGGGAGTGAAGATATATAGTCCAAGCGAGAGGCATGAGATAATTGTTCCCGGTGAGGGAGTAAGCGTTAACAGGGTTAAACTGGGACAATGGCTGCTTAAGCAGGCGTTTGATAGGGGTGTGGAATTACTCGACCAGCATAGTGTCATAGGGGTGAATATGATGGGTGATAGGGTAGGTTCTATTATAGCAAAGAAGGTTGGCGGAGGCACAGTGGAATTAGAGGCAGAAGCATTCATTGATGCAAGCGGCTCAAAACCAGCTTTAAGGAGCAGGCTTCCCGAGACATGGCCTATTTCTGATAAACCCTATACAACAGACTTCAATATAGCTTATAGAGAGGTAGTAGAGTACGATGGCGGTGTAAGGGAGGAGGATAGGGATTACGCTGTAATATACTTGAACACTATTATAGCCCCAGGCGGCTACTGGTGGCTCTTCCCCAAGTCACGTGATGGCAGGGTGATCAATGTCGGGTTGGGAGTAATATGGAATGGACTCCACAATCCAAGGCATAACTATGATAAGTACCTCAGACAAAGATTCAATGGTAAAGTGCTACATGCAGGAGGAGGAATCGTACCTACACGGAGACCGCTGCCAACCATGGTCTGGAGGAACGTCGGTGTTGTTGGTGATGCAGCATATACAGTAAACCCTGTGCATGGAGGTGGCATAGGTTCATCACTGGAGGCAGCTGATATAGTAGCTAGACATGTAGGGGACGCCCTTGAGCAGGGAGAGGTCAGTGAGAAGACAATGTGGGAGGCAAACATAGAGTATATGAGGGCCTATGGGGCTAAGCAAGCAGGACTAGATATCCTAAGGATGTATATGCAGAAGCTCTCCAATGAGGATTTCGAATGGTTGATGGCGAATAAGATCGTTGACGGTGCATCCGTCTATGATATAGGCGTTAAAGGCGAGTTAGGTGAGAAAATAACTCACATGATACTCTCAGTGTTGAGAGCCTTAAGTAGGCCGAGCCTGCTAAACCAGTTAAGGATTGTGAGAAACTACATGAAGAAGGCAAGCGAGCTATATCTTGATAAATACCCCTCGACGCCTAACGAGCTACCAAGCTGGATGGGGATGGTTGAAGATATGGTTGAAGAATACAGGAGGATAATAGGATTCAATAAGGGAGAAAGAGTTAAATGGTGA
- a CDS encoding DUF429 domain-containing protein encodes MVIYAGIDLAGSPRNPTGVALIKHNGRARIVFIGVLYSDGEIIDLLGTFKPNIVALDAPLTPGHGYREVDLLLLNNGYRVLPPGWHGMRLLYERAARLSRILFNMGIRVVETHPRSALKSSGCRSIYELAEKMSLPARTGLTRDEEDALIASIVAMEYARGEAVSFKAPDGEIFLLKPLCG; translated from the coding sequence ATGGTGATATATGCTGGTATAGATCTAGCTGGTTCACCGAGGAATCCAACAGGCGTAGCATTAATCAAGCACAACGGTAGGGCCAGAATAGTTTTTATAGGAGTCCTTTACAGTGATGGAGAAATAATTGATTTACTGGGGACATTTAAGCCCAATATAGTTGCACTAGACGCCCCCTTAACGCCTGGCCATGGTTACCGTGAAGTGGATCTCTTACTCCTGAATAATGGATACAGGGTATTGCCCCCGGGTTGGCATGGTATGAGGCTCCTCTATGAGAGGGCTGCTAGATTATCTAGAATACTTTTCAATATGGGTATTAGAGTCGTAGAGACTCATCCACGGAGTGCTTTAAAGTCAAGTGGATGTAGGAGCATTTATGAGTTAGCAGAGAAGATGAGTCTCCCAGCTAGAACTGGCCTAACCAGGGATGAGGAGGACGCTTTAATAGCTTCTATTGTTGCAATGGAGTATGCTAGAGGAGAAGCTGTCTCATTCAAGGCTCCTGACGGCGAGATCTTCCTTCTTAAACCCCTGTGTGGTTAA
- a CDS encoding DHH family phosphoesterase has translation MSNTLIITHTDMDGVASAALYIYLNNLRDYRVYFAEPYNLNEALERNNGKEYSNIVITDIGVNPTVFERVKELLDNYRRRGSRIYWFDHHVWSTKWIQEVRSIGVELYIDESTCATGVVYKYSKHGVDANEDFVSNLVNGVCAGDLWRFDHWLGPYYIRLIRRKDSNEWRRRVLSRLTEGVYWDPSFNEKISATIDLELGLFRDDIRKIIREMNGFRVCIVESNENVENSFLASFIMGRFNTDVAVIASSDGKLSFRSRGVNVRDIAVALGGGGHLTASGARVNIPWRIRVLSKISREALLKHIASRIEEYSRLLQPI, from the coding sequence ATGAGTAATACATTGATAATAACACACACAGACATGGATGGCGTTGCATCGGCAGCACTATACATATATTTAAATAATCTAAGGGACTACCGTGTATACTTCGCTGAGCCATATAACCTCAACGAAGCACTCGAGAGGAATAATGGCAAAGAATATTCGAATATAGTAATCACAGACATAGGGGTTAATCCAACAGTATTCGAGAGAGTTAAGGAACTACTAGACAATTATCGTAGAAGAGGGAGCAGGATATACTGGTTCGACCACCATGTATGGAGCACCAAGTGGATCCAGGAGGTGAGAAGCATAGGGGTTGAACTATACATTGATGAATCCACATGTGCCACAGGAGTGGTATACAAGTATAGTAAGCACGGGGTAGACGCTAATGAAGACTTCGTCTCCAACCTTGTCAACGGAGTTTGCGCAGGCGACTTATGGAGATTCGATCACTGGCTGGGCCCATACTATATAAGGCTGATCAGGAGAAAGGATAGCAATGAGTGGAGAAGACGGGTCCTCAGCAGGCTTACCGAAGGCGTCTACTGGGATCCATCCTTCAATGAAAAAATCTCAGCCACAATAGACTTGGAACTAGGGTTGTTCAGAGATGATATTAGAAAAATCATCAGAGAGATGAATGGTTTCAGGGTATGTATCGTTGAGTCAAATGAGAATGTGGAAAATAGTTTCCTGGCCTCATTTATAATGGGGCGCTTCAACACCGATGTTGCTGTCATCGCCTCAAGCGATGGAAAACTAAGCTTTAGAAGCAGAGGTGTAAACGTGAGGGATATAGCAGTAGCACTGGGGGGAGGCGGGCATCTAACCGCTTCAGGGGCCAGGGTCAATATACCATGGAGGATCAGGGTTTTATCCAAGATTTCGAGGGAAGCATTGTTAAAACATATTGCCAGTAGAATAGAAGAGTACTCAAGGCTTTTACAGCCAATTTAA
- a CDS encoding type II/IV secretion system ATPase subunit: MEVSSLKLKMPLIKLRKEPVEKKSEAKKAKILKESITAIEELVQVSTRDPSWRILDSYYIYKPFVKITIAETPKGPMYFVEEQGLDEEDKMALEKLYEILMDEIRPPQRREDLADLRGYVFKEVERIGEKYREKLGMVGSRRLKVMYYIERNLLGYGVLDPIMKDPNIEDISCNGVGIPVFVWHRKYESIPSNITFTAEEALNELIMKMAHMAGKHISIAYPILDAMLPEKHRVAATYGREVSTKGPSFTIRKFREKPFSIIEVIEQGNIDALSAAYLWMLLEHGKTFMIAGGTGTGKTTMLNALSMFIKPGMKIVTIEDTPELNLPHVNWVQLTSRETYVVGTQSLGTSVKLYDLVKLSLRYRPDYVIVGEVRGEEASVLFQAMATGHSGASTIHAETLDYAIKRLTSPPMNISPAYMKLMNVFMHIQRVITRVEKGVVKVRRRITVVQEVEDFEKYRSISVWDPRTDTHKVGLKESIHLEDVAAKKGWDLEDVIEEIKRRALVLEWMKEEGIKDAWDVSRIIFDYYYEPQLVYEKAVKRLTEIRGESKEKISEEITAETRPDAG; encoded by the coding sequence ATGGAGGTATCAAGCTTGAAATTAAAGATGCCATTGATTAAGCTGAGGAAGGAACCTGTGGAAAAGAAATCCGAAGCGAAGAAAGCGAAGATATTAAAGGAGAGTATTACAGCTATCGAGGAACTAGTACAGGTATCGACGAGAGATCCATCCTGGCGCATTCTCGATTCATACTACATATATAAGCCATTCGTTAAGATAACCATTGCTGAAACACCTAAGGGACCCATGTACTTCGTGGAGGAGCAGGGGCTGGACGAAGAAGATAAGATGGCTCTGGAGAAACTCTACGAGATCCTTATGGATGAGATAAGACCGCCCCAGAGAAGAGAGGATCTGGCTGATCTAAGGGGATACGTGTTTAAGGAGGTCGAGAGGATCGGTGAGAAATACCGTGAGAAACTGGGTATGGTTGGATCTAGAAGGCTTAAGGTGATGTATTATATCGAGAGGAATCTCCTCGGTTACGGCGTACTAGACCCGATAATGAAGGATCCCAATATAGAGGATATCTCCTGCAACGGCGTGGGGATACCAGTATTCGTCTGGCACAGGAAGTACGAGAGCATACCCTCCAACATCACATTCACCGCTGAGGAGGCATTGAATGAGCTGATAATGAAAATGGCTCATATGGCGGGTAAGCATATAAGCATAGCATACCCTATTCTAGACGCAATGCTACCCGAGAAACACCGTGTTGCAGCAACCTACGGTAGAGAGGTTTCCACCAAGGGGCCATCCTTCACTATACGTAAGTTCCGTGAGAAACCATTCAGCATCATAGAAGTTATCGAGCAGGGTAACATAGATGCTTTATCTGCAGCATACCTATGGATGCTTCTAGAGCATGGTAAGACATTCATGATTGCTGGTGGCACCGGTACAGGTAAAACAACAATGCTGAACGCGCTTTCAATGTTCATTAAGCCAGGTATGAAAATAGTGACAATCGAGGATACACCAGAACTAAACCTGCCCCATGTCAACTGGGTTCAGTTAACCAGCAGGGAAACCTATGTTGTGGGGACGCAGAGTCTTGGGACAAGTGTGAAGCTCTATGACCTGGTAAAGTTAAGCCTTAGATATAGGCCCGATTACGTGATTGTTGGAGAGGTGCGTGGCGAGGAGGCATCTGTATTATTCCAGGCAATGGCAACTGGGCACAGTGGTGCCAGCACCATCCATGCTGAAACACTTGACTACGCTATTAAAAGACTTACAAGCCCTCCGATGAATATCTCTCCAGCATATATGAAGCTTATGAATGTATTTATGCATATCCAGAGAGTGATCACTAGGGTGGAGAAAGGAGTGGTAAAGGTTAGGAGAAGAATAACCGTGGTACAGGAGGTCGAGGACTTTGAAAAATATAGGTCGATAAGCGTATGGGATCCGAGAACAGATACACATAAAGTAGGCCTGAAAGAGAGCATCCACCTAGAGGATGTCGCGGCAAAGAAAGGATGGGACCTGGAAGATGTCATAGAGGAGATAAAGAGGAGAGCACTTGTCCTCGAGTGGATGAAGGAGGAGGGGATTAAAGATGCCTGGGATGTCTCAAGAATAATCTTTGACTACTACTATGAGCCGCAACTAGTGTATGAGAAGGCTGTTAAACGATTGACAGAGATAAGAGGGGAGAGTAAGGAGAAGATCAGTGAGGAGATCACAGCAGAAACCAGGCCTGACGCTGGGTAG
- a CDS encoding type II secretion system F family protein encodes MGFWNWIYRHFHWIGEWILKWFPNISDSVKKSGIHVHSEVYASFTGFMFLVSLVASISLIVLAVFLFHNPLLVIILVILPTIVLLLMVSLPSLIASSWASSIDGEFPFLSAYLSTMVMSGLSPYIAFERVLRGSIIFKRSSELAQRFILLSRVLGRDPLTAFDELSQRVASSRVKETLSGYIATVKAGGDVIDYLNKRSRLLFNEMLVGMKIIADRLGGLLEAYLAMVLLTMISFTVLYFVTTGFAGVVPFGLSSGGMFFFLYIVMPLLSGVIIYLAELLQYKDPYMDWKPYMVFFATFIPIILVLSLFGIFFYLMLPPYNPLRLNPVTQFIGEMLLLFGVGNPPDYMYSTIALSTALIIATIPGFIYYLYVSREYKVVRGITRFLRDLVEVRKTGLPPERSIIELSSRDYGVFTQYLRKAAMELSIGVPLRRIIDELMKKIRSWTGQVLLFILTDSIEVGGGTVEVLENLAWFAESVEAIEDEKKRSLRTLMIVPYMGGILSAVTVIYMVSYMAKLPVQVGAFGQAAGLVLPSIVLNNYIMGLVAGKISSGRLIAGLFHAILLTLITLAAILVSPLFTG; translated from the coding sequence ATGGGGTTTTGGAACTGGATCTACCGTCATTTCCACTGGATCGGTGAGTGGATTTTAAAATGGTTTCCAAACATATCTGACTCTGTGAAGAAATCAGGTATACACGTTCACTCAGAGGTCTATGCGTCTTTCACGGGCTTCATGTTCCTGGTTTCCCTAGTTGCATCAATATCTTTAATTGTTTTGGCTGTATTCTTATTTCACAACCCGCTCCTCGTAATCATACTGGTCATTCTTCCCACTATAGTCTTATTACTCATGGTGTCCCTCCCATCCCTCATCGCGAGTAGCTGGGCTTCATCGATTGATGGAGAGTTCCCGTTTCTATCAGCTTATCTCAGTACGATGGTTATGAGTGGTCTTTCGCCATACATAGCTTTTGAGAGGGTTTTGAGGGGCAGTATTATATTTAAGAGGAGTAGTGAGCTGGCTCAGAGATTCATATTGTTAAGCAGGGTTCTCGGAAGGGATCCATTAACGGCTTTCGATGAGCTCTCTCAGAGGGTTGCTAGCTCTAGGGTTAAGGAGACTTTGTCAGGTTATATAGCCACAGTGAAGGCTGGGGGAGACGTTATTGATTACCTCAATAAGAGATCTAGGTTGCTCTTCAACGAGATGCTTGTCGGCATGAAAATTATTGCCGACAGGCTTGGTGGGCTCCTCGAGGCTTACTTAGCCATGGTTTTATTAACCATGATAAGCTTTACCGTGCTATACTTCGTGACCACGGGATTTGCTGGGGTGGTGCCTTTTGGTTTATCAAGTGGGGGAATGTTCTTCTTCCTTTACATAGTTATGCCTTTGTTAAGCGGCGTCATAATATATTTGGCCGAACTACTCCAGTATAAGGATCCATATATGGATTGGAAGCCCTACATGGTGTTCTTCGCCACCTTTATACCTATAATACTAGTCCTCTCATTATTCGGTATATTCTTCTACCTAATGCTTCCACCATATAATCCATTGAGATTAAACCCCGTTACCCAATTCATTGGGGAAATGCTCCTGTTATTCGGCGTGGGCAACCCACCCGACTACATGTACTCAACTATAGCTTTATCAACAGCGTTAATTATAGCTACCATACCCGGCTTCATCTACTATTTGTATGTATCAAGGGAGTATAAGGTGGTGAGAGGTATAACAAGGTTCCTCAGAGACCTAGTCGAGGTAAGGAAAACTGGGTTACCACCTGAGAGAAGCATTATAGAGCTCAGTAGTAGGGACTACGGTGTCTTCACCCAATACCTTAGGAAGGCGGCTATGGAGCTAAGCATAGGTGTTCCATTAAGGAGAATTATTGATGAGTTAATGAAGAAGATAAGGTCTTGGACGGGGCAGGTACTATTATTCATACTCACTGACTCCATAGAAGTCGGGGGAGGAACAGTAGAGGTGCTTGAGAACCTAGCATGGTTCGCAGAGAGCGTTGAAGCAATAGAGGATGAGAAGAAGAGGAGCCTAAGGACCCTCATGATAGTCCCATACATGGGCGGGATACTCTCAGCGGTTACAGTAATATACATGGTTAGCTACATGGCTAAACTACCGGTGCAGGTGGGGGCATTTGGTCAGGCAGCTGGACTGGTCTTACCTAGCATAGTATTAAATAACTATATCATGGGGCTTGTCGCGGGTAAAATATCCTCGGGTAGATTGATAGCTGGATTATTCCACGCCATACTACTGACCCTAATAACTCTGGCGGCGATACTGGTTTCACCATTATTCACGGGGTAG